Proteins encoded in a region of the Anopheles aquasalis chromosome 2, idAnoAquaMG_Q_19, whole genome shotgun sequence genome:
- the LOC126573123 gene encoding TBC1 domain family member 5, protein MLGDLDVQPVEPPQSTATNSGPGRSGVVKYESEWNQIIQIADENNLRNLRQLAISGDLRASPFRSVCWAVFLGVLEAPGSERWPKQRTLAREHYRSLKEGFVMNPHLKTDVSDDPLSQSEQSLWNQHFCDQELCAVIKQDVVRTFPGVDFFRKHAIQQLMTNVLFCYARQFPAMCYRQGMHEILAPLIFVIHSDQQALAHIQELHPNINQNLQTILDPQYLEEDSYAIFSKIMAQIESFYRITDVVPTATGYFPALTTGSPIVTTGSTTTNKRKPEIEVVEQLNYIKDKILIKEDLHLHNHLLKLDIPLAIFGIRWLRLLFGREFALQDLLLLWDAIFGEGDDFGLINYVVVAMLIRIRDKLIYSDYTTCLSYLMRYPTNIDISLIIRHALHMKSPKIYERPAGAMIFLSSPKHQPSQQPPSVMRSTSNDSASQKYSTLPIVHQRRITLEHPLQTRSSQAAAIVASEERQRTHSLPRNTGSLRKATAGELREVACLATKKAITNSAQAEIRDPTVTDGYREDDPELLRIELQNAYNIMSVGRAKLLQYLAVLRRHVRPSNPHGEVQQSLEGIEEICSLLKPRYDTVFRVPAPIDAATEANEDPQHRAAPKVSDSTEPSGSSQKSTTQRTQTPPNSLNLQRSYNYDLDCRRNSASQAITQYEIPEDRYSKLATKKLANRKEVEMNVFSKDFTDRRRRIDDKDLPNAYPLGHERSE, encoded by the exons ATGCTTGGCGACCTCGATGTTCAGCCAGTGGAACCGCCGCAGAGCACCGCGACAAATAGTGGCCCCGGACGATCTGGTGTGGTAAAGTATGA GTCGGAATGGAACCAAATCATCCAGATCGCAGACGAAAACAATCTGCGAAATCTGCGGCAGCTCGCTATCAGCGGCGATCTACGGGCTTCACCATTCCGCAGCGTGTGCTGGGCCGTGTTCCTGGGCGTTCTAGAAGCACCCGGTTCCGAACGATGGCCAAAGCAGCGCACACTGGCCCGGGAGCACTATCGGTCGCTGAAAGAGGGCTTTGTAATGAACCCGCACCTCAAAACGGATGTCAGCGACGATCCTTTGTCGCAATCGGAACAAAGCCTTTGGAACCAACACTTCTGTGATCAGGAACTTTGCGCTGTGATAAAGCAGGATGTGGTGCGCACCTTTCCCGGTGTCGACTTTTTCCGAAAACACGCGATACAGCAGCTGATGACCAACGTTCTGTTCTGCTACGCGCGCCAATTTCCTGCCATGTGCTATCGACAGGGAATGCACGAAATACTGGCCCCCCTTATCTTCGTCATTCACAGCGATCAGCAAGCCTTAGCTCACATACAGGAGCTTCATCCGAACATCAA TCAAAACCTCCAAACGATCTTAGATCCACAGTACCTGGAAGAGGATTCCTA tgcaatattttcaaaaattatggCTCAAATCGAGTCGTTCTATCGAATAACCGACGTTGTGCCAACGGCTACGGGCTATTTTCCTGCCCTGACGACAGGTAGTCCGATCGTTACGACTGGGTCTACTACAACGAACAAACGGAAACCTGAAATCGAAGTTGTCGAACAGTTGAACTACATCAAAGATAAGATTCTCATCAAGGAAGATCTCCACTTACACAATCATCTCCTAAAGCTAGATATTCCTCTGGCCATTTTTGGAAT TCGCTGGCTTAGGTTACTATTTGGAAGAGAATTCGCGCTACAGgatttgctgctactgtgggACGCAATATTCGGCGAGGGAGATGATTTTGGACTCATCAATTATGTGGTAGTGGCAATGTTGATACGAATTAGAGATAAGT TGATTTATAGTGATTACACAACCTGCCTTTCGTACCTGATGCGATATCCGACCAATATCGACATTTCGCTCATTATACGCCATGCTTTGCACATGAAATCGCCGAAAATTTATGAACGTCCAGCTGGCGCGATGATCTTTCTTTCGTCACCAAAACACCAACCGTCGCAGCAGCCACCTTCCGTGATGCGTTCCACCTCAAATGATTCCGCTTCACAGAAATACTCAACGCTTCCGATCGTACATCAGCGGCGTATTACACTAGAGCATCCTTTGCAAACCAGGTCTTCCCAGGCGGCGGCAATCGTGGCTAGTGAAGAGCGGCAACGAACACATTCGCTCCCGCGAAACACTGGCTCTTTACGTAAAGCTACTGCCGGCGAACTTCGTGAGGTCGCGTGCTTGGCTACAAAGAAAGCCATTACCAATTCTGCCCAAGCGGAGATTCGTGATCCGACCGTCACCGATGGTTATCGAGAAGAT GATCCGGAATTACTACGGATTGAGCTACAGAATGCATACAACATAATGTCGGTTGGAAGGGCCAAGCTTTTGCAGTATTTAGCCGTTCTCCGACGCCACGTTCGTCCCTCTAATCCGCACGGTGAGGTGCAACAGTCTTTGGAGGGAATAGAGGAAATTTGTTCTCTGCTGAAGCCTCGCTACGATACGGTGTTTCGAGTGCCGGCACCAATCGATGCGGCGACTGAAGCAAACGAAGATCCGCAGCACAGAGCCGCCCCAAAGGTTTCCGATTCCACGGAACCGAGTGGATCGAGCCAAAAAAGTACCACCCAGAGAACGCAAACTCCACCAAACAGTTTAAACCTGCAACGCTCGTACAACTACGA